The sequence below is a genomic window from Draconibacterium halophilum.
AGGCGGAAAATAGTTATTCCCGTATAGATTTTCTTTGGTGATAAAATACCAGTCGGCAGCAAAAATTACCTGCAGGGTGGTAGCTGCATCGCCTTCAATCTGCAAATGCGTGTCGCGCCAGTGGCCCAAACCTTTCAGGCCTTCAAGGTATCGGTCGGCAATATTTATGCCGCCTATAAAGCCCATTTTCCCATCGATAACAATAATTTTTCGGTGGTTGCGGTAATTGACCCGCGAAGTAAAACGCGGAAAACGAACCTCCATAAAAGGATATATTTCGATACCGTTTGCCTGCAAATGGCGAAAAAACTTTTTTCTCAGTCCCCAACTGCCCACGTCGTCAACAATAAGACGCACCTCAACACCTTCCTGCCGTTTTTTTATCAGCAGCTCTTTTAGTTTGTTGCCAATTTTATCGTCGGCAAAAATGTAATATTCAAGGTGAATATGGTGACGTGCCTTTTCAATAGCTTCAAAAATATGATCGAACGTTTGCTGTCCGTCTTTCAGCAGGTGAAGTGTGTTTCCGGTAGTTAGCAGCGAGTCGGAATTATTCAGCAGTAAGCGAATAAGGTGTGCCTGATTTTGTAATCCTGCTAGCGAAATAAGCTTGTTTTGTTCGATGTTTTTTAACTGCTCGGCACTCAAACGCCGCATCGCCTTCAGACTTTTTATTCCACGTCTTGAAAACATTTTTCGTTTCCGGTATTCCTGGCCGAAAACGAGGTAGAAAATCAT
It includes:
- the cls gene encoding cardiolipin synthase — protein: MFDWSQFWTWFYLIFLITAIPVALMIILEKRSPFKTAAWILILILIPIFGMIFYLVFGQEYRKRKMFSRRGIKSLKAMRRLSAEQLKNIEQNKLISLAGLQNQAHLIRLLLNNSDSLLTTGNTLHLLKDGQQTFDHIFEAIEKARHHIHLEYYIFADDKIGNKLKELLIKKRQEGVEVRLIVDDVGSWGLRKKFFRHLQANGIEIYPFMEVRFPRFTSRVNYRNHRKIIVIDGKMGFIGGINIADRYLEGLKGLGHWRDTHLQIEGDAATTLQVIFAADWYFITKENLYGNNYFPPLTDAPGVPVQVSASGPDYSWKSIEQAFFAAITAARKKIYIVTPYLMPRPS